TGATTAGTAGTAAACTTATTAAGTAAATAATTTCCTAGGAAACTATATGCTTTTAATTTTATAAATTACTAGAAAGGATGTCAAACAATATGGTAAATAAAGATGTTGATAAACAGACTAAGCTGGCAATTATTGCAGCAGCAATGTTGTCATTCTTAGGGATTTTGGTTGAAACCTCACTTAATGTAACCTTTCCAACTTTGGCTAAAGAATTACATGTATCTTTAGGAACGGTCCAGTGGGTAACATCTGGCTACTTACTAACGGTTGCAGTTATTATGAGCACCACCGGTTATCTTAATCAAAGATTTAATGCTCATAATCTGTTTACGGCTGCGATTACGTTCAATTTAGTGGGAACGATTATTTGTGCAAGTGCGCAGAACTTCGTTGCGCTGATTAGTGGTCGCTTATTACAAGCTGTTTCTACAGGAATCTCAACACCCTTACTGTTTAATTTAGTACTGACTTTAGTTCCGCAATCTAAGAGGGGCAGTTATATGGGATTTAGTGAGATGGTGATTTCTTTTGCGCCGGCCTTGGGTCCAACTTACGGCGGCACATTAACTTCTTTTTGGTCTTGGCGAGGGATTTTTATTGTAGCGCTGGCTATTTTAATCATCACTGCAATTATGGGTGAAAAATATATTCATTTAGCGCCTCAAGGCACATTACAAAAGTTTGACTGGCTTGGGGTCTTATTATTAACGATGATGCTTGGCAGTTTAAGTACAGCTTTTACCAATGCTGGTAAATTTGGTTTTACTAGTTTTAGCTTTATTGGTTTGCTATTAGTTTCTGTCGTAATTGCGTTTGTCTTAGCTTGGCATTTGCACCGCTCATCACGTAAAATTTTGAACTTTCGCTTGTTGAAACAACCATTGGTTGCTTTAAGGTGGGTTAACTACTTTATTTTAGCATTTATCAATATTGGTATTTCATTTGTTATTCCTATTTTTGTTGAAGATTGTTTGCATCAGAGCTCGTTTATTGCTGGCTTATTATTACTGCCGGGTGCATTGGTGGGAGCGTTTGTTTCGCCTCTTGCTGGTAAAATATTCGATCATGGACAAGCCTTTAGTTCAATGTTGTGGTCAAGCTTAATTATGCTAACGGGATCATTACTCTTTTTCGGAACTACGGGTTTTATTACTACTTTAACTATTGGCATAATCTATATTTTAATGCGGGGCGGTTTTAATTTGGGTTTTAGCAACACGTTATCAGACGCTAGTTTGCAGATTACTCGTC
The sequence above is a segment of the Lactobacillus sp. ESL0677 genome. Coding sequences within it:
- a CDS encoding MFS transporter; translated protein: MVNKDVDKQTKLAIIAAAMLSFLGILVETSLNVTFPTLAKELHVSLGTVQWVTSGYLLTVAVIMSTTGYLNQRFNAHNLFTAAITFNLVGTIICASAQNFVALISGRLLQAVSTGISTPLLFNLVLTLVPQSKRGSYMGFSEMVISFAPALGPTYGGTLTSFWSWRGIFIVALAILIITAIMGEKYIHLAPQGTLQKFDWLGVLLLTMMLGSLSTAFTNAGKFGFTSFSFIGLLLVSVVIAFVLAWHLHRSSRKILNFRLLKQPLVALRWVNYFILAFINIGISFVIPIFVEDCLHQSSFIAGLLLLPGALVGAFVSPLAGKIFDHGQAFSSMLWSSLIMLTGSLLFFGTTGFITTLTIGIIYILMRGGFNLGFSNTLSDASLQITRQENAALNSLFNTTQQYAGSFGTSVLSAVIATTQSHGGSLAASTALGSKLDYGILAVLCVISLITVVWGRVIVKRQ